A stretch of the Planktothricoides raciborskii GIHE-MW2 genome encodes the following:
- a CDS encoding tetratricopeptide repeat protein: MNGNKIHGCYQIIKTFKKGAFGKTYLAEYHPDLAAEPDRSQGEGAVSTKSSWLEGDRCILKILQTSSNHAYILDEAQKRFNTEVKKLEKLGHHPQIPSILDFFIENNQLYVVEEFIDGQDLSQEICEGKSWPESQVIALLYNVLEVLAVIHEQGTIHRNIKPSNLIRRFSDYQIVPIDFGSLKEIETLVLSFGGNITTSMIGTPGYMPIEQLGGKVYPNSDIYALGITAIQALTGMPPTKLERDIKTGELLWQHLVQCRQELIDILTLMVHPDWEQRYQSATDVLRDLQGFHEIGETIENRYKIINFLGESSFGKTYLTLDRERGNSPCVLKKIEPHKVDRVSGAEHSPFPFWEARILFDTEAQNLQRLGTHDQIPRLLDDFPGETGFYLVHEFVQGKSLAEEMNERRWKESEAIALLQDVLNTLTFVHQQNVIHSNIHPANLIRRSSDGQLVLLDFGSVKQISTMALDDQGQLINTGSVGTVGYMPKEQQAGNLRPNSDIYALGMVAIQALTGVHPSQLEPDPQTGEVSWRHLTQVSDRLAEIINKMAHAYFRERYQSAAEVLKDLALLSGALSGTQSFAENLAIASSSEPTVVPSVTKPQPSKVTEGVIENPADGDRPKSNSEATPPETLPENSFIINFAKVTLPFSEKIWLQVLSVTGGVLLLIALIGGTVLWTNAQKHRRLLEKADAVIQQASAQLDLRQALEAEELCNQALAIKEDYSNAWKCRGDALFLLQRYPAALVAYQKATELEPKNAKFWNNQGEVYSQLNNYNEALAVHDQALKLDPRNAQAKKGRAIALIGLKKYPEALAELQEGVSFAPEEPTLWEYQGLVQERLEKPQESVLAYEEAVAVYDRQLESKPNDLILWIERGRILSKLRRYDDALASYERSLKINPKFYLAWNAKATTFYEMEKFELALDAYNKTVELNPNFYIGWHNRASLLSAGLERYADAVKSYDQALKLNPSFYHAWRDRGIALAEIKQYEAAIKSFDEAIKIEPNDYPSWVSRGMALTELQRDEEALVSFNLAIEIYPNDPFAWTQRGLSLEYLKRNEEAIASYNKAIEIQPNFTPAINARSRLK, translated from the coding sequence ATGAACGGAAATAAAATACACGGCTGTTACCAAATTATTAAAACCTTTAAAAAGGGAGCATTTGGCAAAACCTATTTAGCAGAATATCATCCCGATTTAGCCGCCGAACCAGACCGCAGCCAAGGGGAAGGGGCAGTTAGTACCAAATCCTCATGGCTTGAGGGCGATCGCTGTATTCTCAAAATCCTGCAAACCTCCAGTAATCATGCATATATTTTAGATGAAGCCCAAAAACGCTTTAATACGGAAGTAAAAAAGTTGGAAAAATTAGGGCATCATCCTCAAATTCCTTCAATATTAGACTTTTTTATTGAAAACAATCAATTATATGTGGTTGAAGAATTTATTGATGGGCAAGATTTAAGCCAAGAAATTTGTGAAGGAAAATCTTGGCCGGAATCTCAAGTAATTGCTTTATTATATAATGTCCTAGAGGTTTTGGCGGTAATCCATGAACAAGGGACAATCCATCGCAACATTAAACCCTCGAATTTAATCCGCCGCTTTTCTGATTATCAAATTGTCCCGATTGACTTTGGTTCTCTGAAAGAAATTGAAACCTTAGTTCTCAGCTTTGGCGGCAATATCACTACTTCGATGATTGGCACGCCCGGTTATATGCCTATCGAACAACTTGGGGGCAAAGTTTATCCCAATAGTGATATTTATGCTCTGGGAATTACCGCCATTCAAGCGTTAACAGGAATGCCTCCAACCAAGTTAGAGCGAGATATTAAAACCGGCGAATTGCTTTGGCAACATTTGGTGCAATGTCGCCAAGAATTAATCGATATTTTGACCCTGATGGTGCATCCAGATTGGGAGCAGCGCTACCAATCCGCCACCGATGTTTTAAGAGACCTTCAGGGTTTCCATGAAATTGGGGAGACGATAGAAAACCGCTATAAGATTATTAACTTTTTAGGGGAGAGTTCTTTTGGCAAAACTTATTTAACTCTTGACCGAGAACGGGGCAATTCCCCTTGTGTGCTGAAAAAAATTGAACCTCATAAAGTCGATCGGGTCAGCGGTGCGGAGCACTCTCCATTTCCGTTTTGGGAAGCGAGAATTTTATTTGATACGGAAGCACAAAATCTGCAACGGCTGGGAACCCACGATCAAATTCCCAGACTTTTAGATGATTTTCCCGGTGAAACCGGATTTTATCTGGTTCACGAGTTTGTTCAAGGTAAGTCCCTGGCAGAAGAAATGAATGAGCGACGCTGGAAAGAATCAGAGGCGATCGCGCTGTTGCAAGATGTTTTGAATACACTGACGTTTGTGCATCAGCAAAATGTGATTCACTCTAATATTCATCCGGCGAATTTGATTCGCCGTTCCAGCGATGGTCAACTGGTGTTGTTAGATTTTGGCTCAGTTAAACAAATTAGTACCATGGCGTTGGATGACCAAGGTCAGCTAATTAATACTGGGTCGGTGGGAACTGTGGGTTATATGCCCAAAGAACAACAAGCGGGCAATTTACGTCCGAATAGCGATATTTATGCCCTGGGAATGGTGGCAATTCAAGCCTTAACTGGGGTTCATCCCAGCCAATTAGAACCGGATCCGCAAACCGGAGAAGTGAGTTGGCGACATTTGACCCAGGTGAGCGATCGCCTCGCGGAAATTATTAATAAAATGGCTCATGCTTATTTTCGCGAGCGATATCAATCCGCCGCCGAAGTTTTAAAAGATTTGGCTTTGTTGTCCGGTGCATTATCCGGTACGCAGTCATTTGCAGAAAACTTGGCCATAGCATCTTCCTCGGAACCGACAGTCGTGCCGTCGGTGACAAAACCACAGCCTTCAAAGGTGACAGAAGGGGTGATAGAAAATCCCGCAGATGGCGATCGCCCCAAGTCGAATTCTGAGGCAACCCCCCCAGAGACGTTACCAGAAAATTCATTTATTATCAATTTTGCCAAAGTCACCTTACCTTTTTCTGAAAAAATCTGGTTGCAGGTGTTGTCGGTGACGGGAGGAGTTTTACTGTTAATAGCGCTGATCGGGGGAACGGTTTTGTGGACTAACGCTCAGAAACATCGCCGTCTACTGGAAAAAGCCGATGCGGTGATTCAACAAGCCTCCGCACAGTTAGATTTACGCCAAGCTTTAGAAGCGGAAGAACTCTGCAATCAAGCGCTGGCGATTAAAGAAGACTATTCAAATGCTTGGAAATGTCGGGGGGATGCCCTGTTTTTATTACAACGATATCCAGCGGCTTTAGTGGCTTATCAAAAAGCTACGGAACTGGAACCGAAAAATGCTAAATTTTGGAATAACCAAGGAGAAGTCTATTCTCAGTTAAATAATTATAATGAAGCCCTGGCTGTCCACGATCAAGCGTTGAAATTAGATCCCAGAAATGCTCAAGCCAAAAAAGGACGGGCGATCGCTTTAATCGGCTTGAAAAAATATCCCGAAGCTTTGGCAGAGTTGCAAGAGGGAGTGTCTTTCGCTCCAGAGGAACCGACCCTCTGGGAATATCAAGGATTAGTCCAAGAAAGACTAGAAAAACCTCAAGAATCCGTCCTCGCTTATGAAGAAGCAGTGGCAGTTTACGATCGCCAATTAGAAAGTAAACCCAATGACTTAATTCTCTGGATTGAACGGGGTCGGATTTTAAGCAAACTTCGACGTTATGATGATGCGCTGGCTTCTTACGAACGATCTCTGAAAATCAATCCCAAATTCTATTTAGCTTGGAATGCTAAAGCCACGACATTCTATGAAATGGAAAAGTTTGAATTGGCTCTCGATGCTTATAATAAAACCGTAGAACTGAACCCTAATTTCTATATCGGATGGCACAACCGAGCCTCGTTACTCAGTGCAGGTTTAGAACGCTATGCCGATGCGGTCAAATCTTACGATCAAGCCCTCAAACTTAATCCCAGTTTTTATCATGCGTGGCGCGATCGCGGGATTGCTTTGGCGGAAATTAAGCAATATGAAGCAGCGATTAAATCTTTTGATGAAGCGATTAAAATTGAACCCAATGACTATCCCTCTTGGGTGAGTCGGGGCATGGCTTTAACTGAATTACAGCGAGATGAAGAAGCTCTCGTATCTTTTAATCTGGCGATTGAGATTTATCCCAACGATCCATTTGCTTGGACACAACGTGGTTTGTCTTTGGAATACCTGAAACGGAATGAAGAAGCGATCGCCTCTTACAATAAAGCGATTGAAATTCAACCGAATTTCACCCCCGCAATTAATGCTAGAAGTCGATTAAAATAA
- a CDS encoding CHAT domain-containing protein, with the protein MQVNQVSQVSLINYNILHQSLGIFRAHQKILVNSSNILPVAFLLLPSVAQSQTGDNFYREQQLNNFSNFIDILSPQNMVNQPVNFSTNLLGNLGGKNKTINEENYPGINSAGVMFEAMAYGLMPVDLFGTNTELGDAISITGGLPKLWMSAYDINYDINLEPEFRQPGAEVIQAIAARVEGKISGKFIENPGGYRSLIIGATLNNQLNLLPTEAQKQNSSESSEFSLDLPENLPENYQSYAGVSAEDRNFDHNLFSGFFLESTDVVASEASTVYPTSLSVTGRNFSLSNVVGNVGNSETFQEAIASALLIDSSIPPEILLSEGLRDILNPQNISVNPVNYHTLIDPEIPYVYDVDENLTVAATNPDETVLEETVFDASEISVPWQEIPAKVNLTAWSGFAPEFNGDRERSANISEPEQNAAIFNSNAPVKVANNNPEDQPEIQPKVTTEVTPEVTEKTIQTIGKNSIYSLSWSGLPPEFSPESRDRPPVNQKSGEKSTSWSASIVLDEIDDLQYQPTIPTTPRNTRSWSGLPPEFSQENGDPNPANQQNKAYFDRHLSWQDARISPSWGNYEHGTLGNQSFSFSEPIEDSTSFSNSPINLDPVADLFPNSSITGTREISEFAPSEIPEIAENNSYTIQAKVLDSPVSYLTDSANRIATANRQSWSEAYSSLINRDLQNSLEAIALTTNSTPGVVYVLAFSDYLELMLLSPGQPTIRRIVHHANRDLLNATIQELIADVTNPRTLGSESASAPLRERYLSSAQQLYQWLISPIEGELNGRGIDTLMFSLDPNIRSLPLAVLHDGQQFLVEKYRLSLIPSLNLTDLSYQNLSHSAVLAMGASEFADPRIQPLDQVPLELSAIAANRSSNIFINEAFTPENLKYQSEGGNYQIVHLATHVEFNPENTQNSYIQFWNRRLTLHEIQEIGWQNQPLELLVMSGCETAFGSPNAELGFAGLAVQNGVKSVLASLWQVNDQGTFGLMSEFYRHLNSQTQTIKAEALRQAQLAMLQGKIHIENGQLTWVDDDPQTYSQSLVGEIGLSNQQENISSQVQGKNLAHPYFWAAFTLVGNPW; encoded by the coding sequence ATGCAAGTCAATCAAGTCAGTCAAGTCAGTTTAATTAACTACAATATTCTCCACCAAAGCTTAGGGATATTTCGGGCACACCAGAAAATTTTAGTCAATTCATCTAATATTTTGCCCGTGGCTTTTTTACTGTTGCCGTCAGTGGCTCAATCTCAAACTGGAGATAATTTTTATCGGGAACAGCAGCTAAATAATTTTAGCAATTTTATCGATATATTATCTCCACAAAATATGGTAAATCAGCCGGTTAATTTTTCGACAAATTTATTAGGAAACTTAGGAGGAAAAAATAAAACCATAAATGAGGAAAATTATCCGGGGATAAATTCGGCGGGTGTGATGTTTGAGGCAATGGCATACGGATTGATGCCAGTGGATTTATTTGGCACTAACACTGAGTTAGGTGATGCTATCAGTATTACGGGAGGCTTACCTAAGCTTTGGATGAGTGCTTATGATATTAATTATGATATTAATCTTGAGCCAGAGTTTCGGCAGCCCGGGGCTGAGGTGATTCAGGCGATCGCTGCAAGGGTTGAAGGGAAGATTTCCGGTAAATTTATTGAAAATCCAGGGGGTTATCGTAGTTTAATTATTGGGGCAACTTTGAATAATCAATTGAATTTGCTACCCACAGAAGCCCAAAAGCAAAATAGTTCAGAGAGTTCAGAGTTTAGTTTAGATTTACCGGAAAATTTACCGGAAAATTATCAATCGTATGCCGGGGTCAGCGCTGAGGATCGTAATTTCGATCATAATTTATTTAGTGGATTTTTCCTAGAGTCTACGGATGTAGTTGCATCTGAGGCTTCAACAGTTTATCCAACAAGTCTATCAGTGACAGGGAGAAATTTTTCCCTGAGCAATGTTGTTGGAAATGTCGGCAATTCGGAGACTTTTCAAGAAGCGATCGCCTCTGCTTTGCTCATAGATAGTTCCATTCCACCAGAGATATTATTGTCTGAGGGATTGCGAGATATTTTAAATCCGCAAAATATCTCAGTCAATCCGGTGAATTATCACACACTCATTGACCCAGAAATTCCTTATGTTTATGATGTTGATGAAAATCTAACGGTTGCCGCAACTAACCCCGATGAAACGGTGTTGGAGGAGACAGTTTTTGATGCATCAGAAATTAGCGTTCCTTGGCAAGAAATACCCGCTAAGGTTAATTTGACGGCATGGAGTGGCTTTGCCCCAGAATTCAACGGCGATCGGGAGCGATCGGCAAACATATCTGAACCGGAGCAAAATGCAGCTATTTTTAACAGTAATGCTCCGGTTAAAGTAGCGAATAATAACCCAGAAGATCAACCAGAAATTCAGCCAAAAGTTACTACAGAAGTAACCCCAGAAGTTACCGAAAAAACTATACAAACTATAGGAAAAAATTCGATATATTCGCTGTCTTGGAGTGGGTTACCTCCAGAATTTAGCCCAGAAAGCCGCGATCGCCCACCAGTAAATCAGAAATCAGGGGAAAAATCTACGAGTTGGTCTGCTTCAATTGTTTTAGATGAAATAGATGATTTGCAATATCAACCAACTATCCCAACTACACCGAGAAACACCCGGTCTTGGAGTGGTTTGCCTCCAGAATTTAGCCAAGAAAATGGCGATCCAAATCCAGCTAATCAACAAAATAAAGCATACTTCGATCGCCATCTATCTTGGCAAGATGCTCGGATTTCCCCATCCTGGGGCAATTATGAGCACGGAACTCTGGGGAATCAGTCATTTTCTTTTTCAGAACCCATCGAGGATTCAACCAGTTTCTCTAATTCACCGATTAACCTCGATCCAGTTGCGGATTTATTCCCAAATTCAAGCATAACCGGCACCAGAGAAATTTCAGAATTTGCGCCATCAGAAATACCAGAAATAGCTGAAAATAACTCTTATACAATTCAGGCGAAAGTTTTAGATTCTCCAGTCAGCTATTTGACTGATTCCGCGAACCGGATCGCTACCGCGAATCGCCAATCCTGGTCAGAGGCTTATTCCTCATTAATTAATCGTGATTTACAAAACTCTTTAGAGGCGATCGCTTTAACCACTAACTCCACCCCTGGGGTCGTGTATGTTTTGGCATTTAGCGATTACTTAGAATTGATGTTGCTGTCTCCTGGGCAACCGACAATTCGCCGAATTGTCCACCATGCCAATCGGGACTTACTCAATGCTACGATACAAGAGTTAATTGCCGATGTCACCAATCCCCGAACCTTGGGCAGCGAAAGTGCATCCGCACCGCTTCGCGAACGCTATTTATCCTCGGCACAACAACTATATCAATGGTTAATTAGCCCCATTGAAGGGGAATTAAACGGTCGGGGGATTGACACTTTAATGTTTTCTCTCGATCCGAATATTCGCTCCCTGCCCCTCGCCGTTTTGCATGACGGTCAACAGTTTTTAGTGGAAAAATACCGTCTCAGCTTAATTCCCAGCCTGAATTTAACGGATCTCAGCTATCAGAACCTTAGTCACTCAGCGGTATTAGCAATGGGGGCGTCGGAATTTGCCGATCCGAGAATTCAACCGTTGGATCAAGTCCCCTTGGAATTATCCGCGATCGCCGCCAATCGATCCAGTAATATCTTCATCAATGAAGCATTTACCCCAGAAAATCTCAAATATCAAAGCGAGGGAGGAAATTATCAGATCGTTCACCTCGCCACCCATGTGGAATTTAATCCAGAAAATACCCAAAACTCCTATATTCAATTTTGGAATCGCCGACTCACCCTGCATGAAATTCAAGAAATCGGATGGCAAAACCAACCATTAGAACTCCTGGTGATGAGTGGCTGTGAAACCGCCTTCGGGAGTCCCAATGCCGAATTAGGTTTTGCCGGGTTAGCGGTACAAAATGGCGTTAAATCCGTGCTCGCAAGTCTTTGGCAAGTGAACGATCAAGGTACTTTCGGCTTAATGAGTGAATTTTATCGCCACCTGAATTCTCAAACCCAGACCATTAAAGCGGAAGCCTTGCGGCAAGCGCAGTTAGCGATGCTGCAAGGCAAAATTCACATAGAAAATGGTCAGTTGACTTGGGTAGATGACGATCCGCAGACATACTCTCAGTCCTTAGTCGGAGAAATTGGGTTGAGCAATCAACAAGAAAATATCTCTTCCCAAGTCCAGGGAAAAAATTTAGCCCACCCGTATTTTTGGGCGGCTTTTACCTTAGTCGGGAATCCCTGGTAA
- a CDS encoding metallophosphoesterase family protein: MLIPIPPDWKNYLNDGPKSDRNLWILALLVLFSFAFALFLPTLNTMTNSPQLLTDPFVQKPTETSVNIVWFTDFPGVDHRVIYGSDMKKIVGATTTKLSRTREDQKSRLGHQTETGQIWQKPTAREIWRHEAELTDLVPEIRIPYQVFSTRNDGLQISSDIFTASPTPKPGTSLKILLTSDHQLMPMTAANLQKVVETVGQVDAVFHAGDLVNVPDRASEWFDDNRGGAFFPCLQGRANYQLAKKGRTTVYRGGKIIQYAPIFTTLGNHEVMGRFGREDSLNGEFNDPFPRKMAEAIYAKKALELNPEDSEVVRDRWLVDNSFNTETYEELFTLPESKPGGKKYYAVTFGDIRLVVLYVTNIWRNYSLSPNIKGRYQERQGDVNQPENWGYGQHIFEPITPGSPQYEWFKQELNSPEFKQAKYKIVMFHHPPHSLGGNVVPPYTDPQQRLEQDATGQITVKYEYPQKQDYIMRDLVPLIEAAGVQLVFYGHSHLWNRFVSSTQTHYLESSNVGNSYGAHLFADQKRQVPENYQEKYAAIGDPNGLDPVMPNMAPLVGENGEKLPYIASNDISVFSIFDTKTGTVSSYRFDTREPGSPAIKFDEFALRVNWF; encoded by the coding sequence ATGTTAATTCCCATACCACCAGACTGGAAAAATTATCTCAATGATGGCCCAAAGAGCGATCGCAATTTATGGATACTGGCTCTTTTAGTTTTGTTTAGCTTTGCATTCGCCCTATTCTTGCCCACATTAAACACTATGACTAATTCTCCCCAACTCCTCACCGACCCATTTGTCCAAAAACCCACAGAAACCTCAGTCAATATTGTTTGGTTTACGGATTTTCCCGGTGTCGATCATCGGGTAATCTACGGGTCAGATATGAAAAAAATTGTCGGCGCAACCACAACTAAATTAAGTCGGACTCGTGAAGACCAAAAATCTCGATTAGGCCACCAAACCGAAACGGGTCAAATTTGGCAAAAACCCACAGCGCGAGAAATTTGGCGACATGAAGCCGAACTGACTGATTTAGTGCCAGAAATTCGCATCCCTTATCAAGTATTTAGTACCCGCAATGATGGACTGCAAATTAGTAGCGATATCTTCACCGCATCCCCAACACCAAAACCGGGAACGTCCCTGAAAATTTTACTCACTTCCGATCATCAACTGATGCCCATGACTGCCGCAAATTTACAAAAAGTGGTGGAAACCGTGGGTCAGGTGGATGCAGTATTTCATGCGGGGGATTTAGTGAATGTCCCCGATCGCGCTTCAGAATGGTTTGACGATAACCGAGGCGGGGCGTTTTTCCCTTGTTTGCAAGGTCGAGCTAATTATCAACTAGCAAAAAAAGGCCGAACCACGGTTTATCGGGGTGGTAAAATTATTCAATATGCGCCGATCTTTACCACTTTGGGCAACCATGAAGTGATGGGCAGGTTTGGCAGAGAAGATAGTTTAAATGGTGAATTTAACGACCCATTTCCTCGAAAAATGGCCGAAGCAATTTATGCTAAAAAAGCCCTGGAGTTGAATCCAGAAGATTCCGAAGTGGTGCGCGATCGCTGGTTAGTTGATAATTCTTTTAATACCGAAACTTATGAAGAACTATTTACCTTGCCAGAAAGTAAACCTGGCGGGAAAAAATATTATGCTGTGACTTTTGGGGATATTCGCTTAGTAGTTTTGTATGTGACTAATATTTGGCGCAATTACAGTTTATCTCCAAATATTAAAGGCCGATACCAGGAACGGCAAGGGGATGTTAATCAACCAGAAAATTGGGGCTATGGTCAACATATTTTTGAACCCATTACTCCGGGCAGCCCGCAATATGAATGGTTTAAACAAGAATTAAATAGTCCTGAATTTAAACAGGCGAAATATAAAATTGTCATGTTTCACCATCCCCCACATTCTTTGGGGGGCAATGTTGTGCCGCCTTATACAGATCCACAGCAACGCTTGGAACAAGATGCAACAGGTCAGATTACGGTAAAATATGAATATCCCCAAAAACAAGATTATATTATGCGCGATCTGGTGCCATTAATAGAAGCAGCAGGAGTACAGTTAGTGTTTTATGGACATTCTCATTTATGGAATCGGTTTGTCAGTTCTACTCAAACTCACTATTTAGAATCCTCTAATGTGGGCAATAGCTATGGGGCGCATTTGTTCGCCGATCAAAAACGGCAGGTGCCGGAGAATTATCAAGAAAAATATGCGGCGATCGGCGATCCCAATGGCTTAGATCCGGTAATGCCCAATATGGCGCCTTTGGTGGGCGAAAATGGGGAAAAATTGCCCTATATTGCCAGTAACGATATTTCTGTATTTAGTATTTTTGATACCAAGACAGGAACCGTGAGTAGTTATCGCTTTGATACCAGAGAACCGGGCAGCCCTGCGATAAAATTTGATGAATTTGCCCTGAGAGTTAATTGGTTTTAA
- a CDS encoding fasciclin domain-containing protein, with amino-acid sequence MKQTNTFDCLKGSLSDRNCSKRLNLNLSKLTGVLVALGVSLGVSANILGIELGSPVAIASPRTERSNPYITIFNDPIYGPSRTLDGTVSGTLRSAIKYGWDFSAIAQDFQQMGLTEILSNQDSGDGNTILYTVFVPTNEEWQTLAAAVRANPETLEKILRYHIVPGAVTQTQLESGEIQTLSGATLTIHENASGDRFLLNQDVEITSTLRTQNGVIVFVNKPLVPPQN; translated from the coding sequence ATGAAGCAAACAAACACTTTCGACTGCTTAAAAGGGTCTTTGAGCGATCGCAATTGCTCAAAGAGATTAAATTTAAACTTATCCAAGCTCACAGGGGTGCTGGTCGCTCTTGGGGTTAGCCTTGGAGTTAGCGCAAACATTTTAGGTATTGAACTAGGTAGCCCTGTGGCGATCGCGTCCCCACGGACGGAAAGATCCAATCCATATATCACAATTTTTAACGACCCGATCTATGGCCCTAGTCGCACGTTGGATGGGACTGTCAGTGGCACTCTCAGAAGTGCGATTAAATATGGTTGGGATTTTAGCGCGATCGCCCAGGACTTCCAACAAATGGGACTCACGGAAATCTTAAGCAACCAAGATAGCGGTGATGGCAACACGATTTTATATACCGTGTTTGTACCCACCAACGAAGAGTGGCAAACTTTGGCTGCGGCAGTTCGTGCCAATCCAGAAACTCTGGAAAAGATTCTGCGTTACCATATTGTTCCCGGTGCGGTGACTCAAACCCAGCTAGAGTCTGGGGAAATCCAGACTCTAAGTGGTGCTACCCTGACCATTCACGAAAATGCCAGTGGCGATCGCTTTCTACTCAATCAGGATGTGGAAATCACCAGCACTTTACGCACCCAAAACGGCGTAATTGTGTTTGTGAATAAACCCTTAGTTCCCCCGCAAAACTAG
- a CDS encoding Uma2 family endonuclease, with translation MSVQLIQEQANETENLQLEDEWIPSPPPTDLIFDDGEPRTSNRHRIAMNVLISAVTLAYQEREDYFAGGNMFVYYSSEQARNRYYKGQDFFVALNVDGKKERQGWVVWEEGGRYPDVIVELMSPSTANQDQGKKKDLYEQVFKTGHYFIYDPFAPESLKGWKLGENFRYQEITPDDRG, from the coding sequence ATGTCTGTGCAACTGATTCAAGAGCAAGCAAATGAAACGGAAAATCTCCAACTCGAAGATGAGTGGATTCCCTCCCCTCCCCCTACCGATCTAATATTTGACGACGGAGAACCGAGGACAAGTAATCGCCATCGCATCGCCATGAATGTTTTGATTTCTGCCGTGACGCTGGCTTATCAAGAACGAGAAGACTATTTTGCTGGTGGGAATATGTTTGTATATTACAGCAGCGAACAAGCGCGAAATCGGTATTATAAAGGGCAGGATTTCTTTGTGGCTTTAAATGTGGATGGGAAAAAAGAACGTCAAGGGTGGGTAGTGTGGGAAGAAGGTGGCCGCTATCCCGATGTAATTGTCGAGTTGATGTCGCCTTCTACGGCTAATCAGGATCAGGGAAAAAAGAAGGATCTTTACGAGCAGGTTTTCAAAACCGGGCATTATTTTATTTACGATCCTTTCGCTCCAGAATCCCTAAAAGGTTGGAAGTTAGGAGAAAATTTCCGTTATCAAGAAATAACTCCTGACGATCGCGGTTGA
- the pap gene encoding polyphosphate:AMP phosphotransferase: MLDTLDLNLSLDKESYEAQIESLMQELRELQQACWDKKLPMVVVLEGWTAAGKGSLVKKMVGYMDPRGFTVHPIWPPTEQERQYPFLWRFWQKLPAKGTIGFFYHSWYTHLLEDRLCGRISEVKIPAMMRQMNAFERQLADDGVAIAKFWIHLSKKELKKRLKKAQADSLSSWRVRPEDWQQAKKYDQYAAFAEDMVIRTSTGPAPWTLVEGNCQRWARVKVLIQMASTITEALDRLSCRTPPPTLPLQEALKPAEPDFLYKVDLSLCLSREEYKKQLREEQIRLRELQLEMHKHKVPVMVLFEGWDAAGKGGAIKRLTDVLDPRSYVVNAFAAPSAEELARHYLWRFWRRLPAPGQFGIFDRTWYGRVLVERVEGFATEPEWRRAYQEINEFEEQVTGAGYVLVKCWLHISFEEQLIRFNQRKDSPFKQHKLTEEDWRNREKWPYYYVAVNQMIQRTSTPIAPWTVVPGNDKYYARVKVIQTVIQAIENELKRRSK, encoded by the coding sequence ATGTTAGATACCCTAGATTTAAATCTGTCTCTGGATAAAGAGTCTTACGAAGCTCAAATCGAGTCTTTGATGCAAGAATTGCGGGAGTTACAACAAGCCTGTTGGGACAAAAAATTGCCGATGGTGGTGGTTTTGGAAGGTTGGACGGCGGCGGGAAAAGGTTCTCTGGTGAAGAAAATGGTGGGTTATATGGATCCCCGTGGCTTTACGGTTCACCCGATTTGGCCACCAACGGAGCAAGAACGTCAATATCCGTTTCTCTGGCGATTTTGGCAAAAATTACCGGCGAAAGGGACGATCGGATTTTTTTACCATAGCTGGTACACTCACCTTTTAGAAGACCGACTGTGTGGCAGAATTTCCGAAGTCAAAATCCCGGCGATGATGCGGCAAATGAATGCCTTTGAACGGCAATTAGCTGACGATGGGGTGGCGATCGCGAAATTCTGGATTCACTTAAGCAAAAAAGAACTAAAAAAACGCTTGAAAAAAGCCCAAGCAGACTCCCTGAGTTCTTGGCGAGTCCGTCCCGAAGACTGGCAACAAGCGAAAAAGTACGATCAATATGCCGCCTTTGCAGAGGATATGGTAATTCGCACCAGTACCGGCCCTGCGCCCTGGACTTTGGTAGAAGGAAACTGTCAACGCTGGGCGCGGGTGAAGGTGTTGATCCAAATGGCCAGCACGATTACGGAGGCACTCGATCGCCTCAGTTGTCGAACGCCACCTCCCACTTTGCCTTTACAAGAAGCATTAAAACCCGCTGAACCGGATTTTCTCTATAAAGTTGATTTGAGTTTATGTTTGTCCAGAGAAGAATATAAAAAACAGTTACGCGAAGAACAAATCCGACTCCGAGAACTGCAACTGGAAATGCATAAACACAAAGTGCCCGTGATGGTGTTATTTGAAGGATGGGATGCTGCCGGAAAAGGCGGAGCGATTAAACGCTTAACCGATGTGCTCGATCCTCGGAGTTATGTGGTGAATGCCTTTGCTGCCCCTAGTGCCGAAGAATTGGCTCGTCATTATCTATGGCGGTTTTGGCGCCGGTTGCCTGCCCCTGGTCAGTTTGGCATTTTCGATCGCACCTGGTATGGCCGGGTTTTAGTGGAGCGAGTAGAAGGGTTTGCCACGGAACCGGAATGGCGACGGGCTTATCAAGAAATTAATGAGTTTGAAGAACAAGTCACTGGGGCGGGTTATGTCTTGGTTAAATGTTGGCTACATATCAGCTTTGAAGAACAATTAATCCGATTTAACCAACGCAAAGATAGCCCTTTTAAGCAACATAAACTCACGGAGGAAGATTGGCGCAATCGGGAAAAATGGCCTTATTATTATGTGGCAGTGAATCAGATGATTCAGCGCACCAGTACCCCGATCGCCCCTTGGACGGTGGTGCCGGGAAATGACAAATACTATGCCCGGGTTAAAGTGATTCAAACGGTGATTCAAGCTATTGAAAATGAATTGAAACGCCGCAGTAAGTAA